A part of Methanohalobium evestigatum Z-7303 genomic DNA contains:
- a CDS encoding DUF2073 domain-containing protein has translation MQGIQMDLISEERLSGMNPVEKVRFIIDEVKKDKVLVLEKGLTPDEEANLIEMTMTKIQPDGFSGIEMESYPAQSGNSIINKLFNKGGHRTRLTIIGPANQLKTLKKDRDLITTLLSSKE, from the coding sequence ATGCAAGGTATTCAAATGGATTTGATTTCGGAAGAGAGATTATCAGGGATGAACCCTGTAGAAAAAGTCAGGTTTATTATTGATGAAGTCAAAAAAGACAAAGTACTGGTACTTGAGAAGGGATTAACCCCTGATGAGGAAGCTAACCTTATCGAAATGACAATGACTAAAATCCAGCCCGATGGGTTTTCAGGTATAGAAATGGAAAGCTATCCAGCCCAATCTGGCAATTCCATAATCAATAAGCTGTTTAATAAAGGAGGTCACCGTACCCGTCTGACAATTATTGGTCCTGCCAATCAATTAAAGACATTGAAAAAAGACCGCGACCTTATAACTACATTACTGTCATCAAAAGAATAA
- the hxlB gene encoding 6-phospho-3-hexuloisomerase, protein MDATQDIECKNLTLSMKLMGEHIINMSHELDVTGPKKMIEDIMGADNIFLMGAGRSGLVGKAFAMRLMHLGYSVYVVGESTTPAVKENDVVIAISGSGETRSVADLGKIAKDIGSTLVTVTSNEDSTLGNLSDTVVEVPGRTKTQSGEYLERHMRGEYDYLTPLGTSFEISTMVFMDAVIAELIHITGTSEAELKSRHTTLE, encoded by the coding sequence ATGGATGCAACACAGGATATCGAATGTAAAAATCTAACCTTATCAATGAAACTTATGGGCGAACATATAATCAATATGTCCCATGAACTTGATGTAACCGGTCCAAAAAAGATGATTGAAGATATAATGGGTGCAGATAACATCTTTTTAATGGGTGCTGGTCGTTCAGGTCTTGTCGGTAAAGCTTTTGCCATGAGACTAATGCACCTTGGTTACAGTGTATATGTCGTAGGGGAATCAACCACGCCTGCCGTCAAAGAAAACGATGTTGTAATTGCTATTTCCGGTTCCGGTGAAACCCGTTCAGTTGCCGACCTTGGCAAGATCGCCAAGGACATTGGTTCAACGCTTGTAACTGTCACATCGAATGAGGATTCAACACTTGGAAACCTATCCGATACTGTCGTTGAAGTCCCGGGTCGAACCAAAACTCAATCCGGAGAATACCTTGAACGCCATATGCGAGGTGAATACGACTATCTCACGCCTCTTGGAACTTCTTTTGAAATCTCAACAATGGTGTTCATGGATGCAGTTATCGCAGAACTGATACATATAACTGGAACATCTGAAGCAGAATTAAAATCCAGACATACCACCCTTGAATAA